One Ricinus communis isolate WT05 ecotype wild-type chromosome 7, ASM1957865v1, whole genome shotgun sequence genomic region harbors:
- the LOC8262028 gene encoding transcription factor bHLH62: MESAEFFLNTGIPPPQLPLHFEQNSTWQQQQQSFSSAMATQANEFKHNNSSSNHLSDCFYDPNWEKSTDQSLQFDSALSSMVSSPAASNSNISTESFIIRELIGKLGNVGSTGEISPHSQPMLAASYNNKNSITGTGNNSTNTSCYTTPLSSPPKLNMSPTDQLSTPLALNSSVAEFTADPGFAERAARFSCFGSRSFNGRTSQFGLNKLEMQLMGNANKLPRVSSTPSLKAVGSHHQKGNKNSSPLLQDRSELANSTSQEESSVSEQNPPNAELNSKKRKTAPKAKSKEAPQPNSAKDAEVDDNSNAKRSKGNEKNDVKAEEEHKGNGDDKQNKASTKPPEPPKDYIHVRARRGQATDSHSLAERVRREKISERMKLLQDLVPGCNKVTGKALMLDEIINYVQSLQRQVEFLSMKLASVNTRLDINLDTLMSKDIFQTTNQLPHPIFPIDSSASAIFGHQPQQNPALHSNISNGALTHCSVDPLDTGLSHNLNMHLPPLEGFNHTPPQFPTFCEEDLQSIVQMGFTQIPVPEALLPGQNIHSSNQVSYMKTEI; encoded by the exons ATGGAGAGCGCAGAGTTCTTTTTGAATACAGGAATTCCTCCTCCACAACTGCCGCTACATTTTGAGCAAAATTCAACTtggcagcagcagcagcaatcATTCTCTTCAGCTATGGCAACGCAGGCTAATGAATTTAAACATAACAATAGCTCGTCTAATCACTTATCTGATTGCTTCTACGATCCCAACTGGGAAAAGTCAACGGATCAATCTCTCCAGTTTGACTCCGCTCTGAGCTCAATGGTATCATCACCCGCGGCATCAAATTCCAATATTTCAACTGAAAGTTTTATCATCAGAGAACTTATTGGTAAATTAGGAAACGTTGGCAGCACCGGTGAGATCTCTCCGCATTCTCAGCCTATGTTGGCAGcttcatataataataaaaatagtattacCGGCACTGGCAATAACAGTACCAACACTTCTTGTTATACTACCCCTTTGAGTTCACCCCCGAAGCTTAATATGTCTCCAACAGATCAATTATCCACACCATTGGCTTTGAATTCTAGCGTCGCAGAATTCACTGCTGATCCTGGATTTGCGGAAAGAGCTGCGAGGTTTTCTTGTTTTGGTAGCAGGAGCTTTAATGGCAGGACTAGTCAGTTTGGTCTAAACAAACTTGAAATGCAATTGATGGGAAATGCTAATAAGTTGCCTAGAGTTTCAAGTACTCCTTCTCTTAAAGCAGTCGGATCTCATCATCAGAAGGGAAACAAGAATTCTTCTCCATTATTACAAGATCGATCTGAATTGGCTAATTCCACTTCTCAAGAAGAGTCCTCTGTTTCTGAGCAAAACCCCCCAAATGCAGAATTGAAttccaagaaaagaaaaacagctCCCAAGGCGAAATCAAAAGAAGCCCCACAACCCAATTCCGCTAAG GATGCTGAAGTTGATGATAATTCGAACGCGAAACGAAGCAAGggaaatgagaaaaatgatgTTAAAGCAGAGGAAGAGCACAAAGGAAATGGAGATGACAAACAAAACAAGGCTAGCACAAAACCTCCTGAACCACCTAAGGACTACATTCACGTTAGAGCAAGAAGAGGTCAAGCTACTGATAGTCACAGTCTAGCTGAAAGA GTTCGACGAGAGAAAATCAGTGAAAGAATGAAGCTTCTTCAAGATCTTGTGCCTGGTTGCAATAAG GTCACTGGCAAGGCACTTATGCTTGATGAAATTATAAACTATGTTCAGTCTTTGCAGCGCCAAGTGgag TTTCTCTCTATGAAGTTGGCTTCTGTTAATACTAGGCTGGATATCAACTTGGATACCCTTATGTCAAAAGAT ATATTTCAAACAACCAACCAATTGCCACATCCAATATTCCCAATAGATTCCTCGGCATCAGCCATTTTTGGCCACCAACCCCAGCAAAATCCAGCACTACATAGCAATATTTCTAATGGGGCACTGACCCATTGCTCTGTGGACCCATTAGATACTGGACTATCGCATAATCTCAATATGCACTTGCCCCCACTTGAAGGATTTAACCATACTCCTCCTCAG TTTCCAACATTCTGTGAGGAGGACCTTCAATCCATTGTTCAGATGGGTTTCACCCAGATTCCAGTTCCGGAAGCATTATTGCCGGGCCAAAACATCCaca GTTCAAATCAAGTCTCCTACATGAAAACTGAGATCTAA